Proteins from a single region of Elusimicrobiota bacterium:
- a CDS encoding helix-turn-helix domain-containing protein has translation MDKLLTVSEVAELLQVKPGTIYQWVHEGYIPILKIGSLVRFDKTSITAWLRSREVAGRRRRTLTFEIEDAQLAR, from the coding sequence ATGGATAAGCTTCTGACTGTGAGCGAGGTGGCGGAGTTGCTCCAGGTGAAGCCGGGAACCATCTATCAGTGGGTCCACGAGGGCTACATCCCAATCCTCAAAATCGGCAGCTTGGTCCGCTTCGATAAGACGAGCATCACGGCCTGGTTGCGGAGCCGGGAGGTAGCCGGACGGCGCAGGAGGACGCTCACTTTTGAAATTGAAGATGCGCAGCTGGCGAGGTAG